The following are encoded in a window of Scophthalmus maximus strain ysfricsl-2021 chromosome 6, ASM2237912v1, whole genome shotgun sequence genomic DNA:
- the nicn1 gene encoding nicolin-1 encodes MSACTDDVKAVTCTVKPPVYLHIGETKPDAAHSGICVVDVTLPFGKPASIEEITFKNYYTASVTVRLLRRGPGQEAPAKWCTALRDLPLMDNPHTERGSQDYCTIHRTQMKAEPDHVVSVRLILRQPSSAWLTFSIGDVKIFPRAEPDPEKEVSDWLSDLTLVDQHSDLEGLPDPQTVSSSIQQMWALTEVMQTNQTSASIGRFDVDGCYDINLLSLT; translated from the exons ATGAGTGCGTGCACTGACGACGTCAAGGCCGTGACCTGCACAGTCAAACCTCCGGTCTACCTGCACATCGGAGAAACCAAACCGGACGCGGCTCACTCTGGCATTTGTGTGGTCGATGTCACGCTCCCCTTCGGGAAGCCCGCCAGC ATTGAGGAAATCACCTTTAAGAACTACTACACAGCCTCTGTGACCGTGCGTCTGTTGAGGAGGGGCCCCGGGCAGGAGGCCCCCGCCAAATGGTGCACTGCCCTGAGGGACCTGCCCCTGATGGACAACCCCCACACCGAGAGGGGCTCCCAGGACTACTGCACCATCCACAGGACGCAG ATGAAGGCGGAGCCAGATCACGTGGTGTCAGTGCGGCTGATCCTGAGACAGCCGTCCTCCGCCTGGTTGACCTTCAGCATCGGTGACGTCAAAATATTCCCTCGCGCGGAGCcg GACCCAGAGAAGGAggtttctgattggctgtctgACCTGACCCTGGTGGACCAACACTCTGACCTGGAG gGCCTCCCTGACCCGCAGACTGTCTCATCCAGTATCCAGCAAATGTGGGCTCTGACCGAGGTGATGCAGACCAACCAGACCTCGGCCTCCATCGGACGATTTGAC GTTGATGGATGCTACGATATCAACTTACTCTCGC